One part of the Truepera radiovictrix DSM 17093 genome encodes these proteins:
- the xylB gene encoding xylulokinase: MTGERPLALGLDLGTSGVRAVAVDERGALVAEATRTYPLLTPRPGWTEQRPEDWVDASLSALAELAAQLTGAPVALGLSGQMHGLVALDGAGEPVRPALLWNDQRTGEAVRELEAAVPKETLVARTGNPAITGFQLPKLLWLRAAEPEAFARTRHVLLPKDFLGFVLSGERAAEPSDASGTGCFHLETKTWDEEVLGALGLSADLFPPIVPSHAVVGRLRGALAERTGLPKGLPVVAGAGDNAAAATGLGLSSRTPRLGSVSLGTSGVVFAPLKAPTPDPGGRVHLFCHADGGYHLLGVTLAAAGSLEWYRKTFCPERSFGELVAEAASSPPGASGVTFKPYLAGERTPHLNPDLRGSWTGLSLATRHADVVRALLEGVAFSLRDAYDIIRPLSPLERALVTGGGAKSELWVQMVADVLELPLAKPEQNQGAAYGAALLAWQGVGRVEHAADLARTAVAAEVTPASAAPYEAALRRYRSGH, translated from the coding sequence GTGACGGGGGAGAGGCCGCTCGCGCTCGGCCTCGACCTCGGGACGAGCGGCGTGCGCGCGGTCGCAGTCGACGAGCGCGGCGCGCTCGTCGCCGAAGCGACCCGCACCTACCCTTTGCTGACCCCGCGGCCCGGCTGGACGGAGCAGCGCCCGGAGGACTGGGTGGACGCCTCCCTGTCGGCGCTCGCCGAGCTCGCGGCGCAGCTGACGGGGGCGCCCGTCGCGCTCGGGTTGTCCGGGCAGATGCACGGCCTGGTCGCCCTGGACGGGGCGGGGGAGCCCGTGCGGCCCGCTCTTTTGTGGAACGACCAGCGCACGGGCGAGGCGGTCCGCGAGCTCGAGGCGGCGGTCCCCAAAGAGACGCTCGTCGCCCGCACCGGTAACCCCGCCATCACCGGGTTTCAGCTCCCCAAACTCCTCTGGCTCCGCGCCGCCGAACCGGAGGCGTTCGCGCGCACGCGCCACGTGCTCTTGCCCAAGGATTTTCTCGGCTTCGTGCTCTCGGGCGAACGGGCCGCCGAACCGTCCGACGCCTCGGGGACGGGGTGCTTTCACCTGGAGACGAAGACCTGGGACGAGGAGGTGCTGGGCGCGCTCGGTCTGAGCGCGGACCTCTTCCCCCCCATCGTCCCGTCGCACGCGGTGGTCGGACGCCTCAGGGGCGCGCTCGCCGAGCGGACGGGGTTGCCGAAAGGGTTGCCCGTGGTCGCGGGCGCCGGGGACAACGCCGCGGCGGCCACGGGGCTCGGGCTCTCGAGCCGCACGCCGAGGCTCGGCAGCGTCAGCCTCGGCACCTCCGGGGTGGTGTTCGCGCCCCTTAAGGCCCCGACGCCCGACCCGGGGGGGCGCGTGCACCTCTTCTGCCACGCCGACGGCGGTTACCACCTCCTCGGGGTGACGCTCGCGGCGGCGGGGAGCCTCGAGTGGTACCGCAAGACCTTCTGCCCGGAGCGCTCCTTTGGCGAGCTCGTCGCCGAAGCCGCCTCGAGCCCCCCTGGCGCTAGCGGCGTGACCTTCAAACCCTATCTGGCGGGCGAGCGCACCCCGCACCTGAACCCCGACCTGCGCGGCTCGTGGACGGGGCTAAGCTTGGCGACGCGGCACGCCGACGTGGTGCGCGCGCTCCTCGAGGGGGTCGCCTTTAGCCTCCGCGACGCGTACGACATCATCCGGCCGCTCAGCCCCCTAGAGCGGGCGCTCGTCACGGGCGGCGGCGCCAAGTCCGAGCTGTGGGTGCAGATGGTCGCCGACGTGCTGGAGCTGCCTCTAGCCAAACCCGAGCAGAACCAGGGGGCGGCCTACGGCGCGGCGCTCCTCGCGTGGCAGGGGGTCGGGCGCGTGGAGCACGCGGCGGACTTGGCGCGTACGGCGGTGGCCGCCGAGGTGACGCCCGCGTCGGCGGCGCCCTACGAGGCGGCGCTGAGGCGTTACCGAAGTGGACATTAG
- a CDS encoding ribbon-helix-helix domain-containing protein, translating into MKVSISARVDEVLLRYLDSYQRAHALKSRSEVLEQAIKALRERELSGQYAQAMAEWDASGDAELWDQTAGDGLLTKDAHEAG; encoded by the coding sequence ATGAAGGTGTCCATCAGTGCACGGGTCGATGAGGTGCTCCTTCGGTACCTCGACAGCTATCAACGAGCGCACGCCCTCAAAAGCCGCAGCGAGGTGCTCGAGCAAGCCATCAAAGCGCTTCGGGAGCGGGAGCTGAGCGGGCAGTACGCACAAGCGATGGCCGAGTGGGACGCCTCAGGCGACGCCGAACTGTGGGACCAGACCGCCGGTGACGGCCTACTCACCAAGGACGCCCATGAGGCGGGGTGA
- a CDS encoding type II toxin-antitoxin system PemK/MazF family toxin yields the protein MRRGDIYFADLDPIRGSEANKTRPVVVVSHDALNRVVEERRRGVVTVVPLSSNVERVYAFQVLLPAEVTGLPKDAKAQAEQVRALAYERFAPAPKGVLPERYLQALGEALKLHLAL from the coding sequence ATGAGGCGGGGTGACATCTACTTCGCCGACCTAGACCCGATCCGGGGCAGCGAGGCGAACAAAACGCGGCCCGTGGTGGTCGTGAGCCACGACGCTCTTAACCGCGTCGTCGAGGAGCGGCGGCGAGGCGTGGTGACGGTGGTGCCGCTAAGCAGCAACGTCGAGCGCGTCTACGCCTTTCAGGTTCTCTTGCCCGCCGAGGTGACCGGTTTGCCAAAGGACGCCAAGGCGCAAGCCGAGCAGGTTCGGGCCCTAGCGTATGAGCGCTTCGCACCTGCCCCTAAGGGCGTGTTACCCGAACGCTACCTGCAAGCGCTAGGCGAAGCGCTGAAGCTGCACCTGGCGCTTTAG